TTTGAGGAAGGGCGCGTTCCTGCGAGCATATGCGTACAGGTTGATCGAAATGTTCGCGCCGCAACTCGATGAAGCGCAGATCGCGGCGCAATTGCGGGAAGCCGCGTAGGGCCTGAAAAGAAGGCTTGAACGAAGGCTTGAAAGAAGGCTTGAAAGAAGGCTTGAAAGAAGGCTTGAGAATCAGCCAGCCGCCGCTCCGCTACAATGACGGCCATGACCTCCTCACACATTTCATTGCCGCGGATCGCGGTGCTGGCCACCGGCGGGACCATCGCGGGCGAGGCCGGCGATGCCGCGAAAACCTCGGGTTACAAGGCCGGCGTGGTCGGCGTCGATAAACTGCTCGGTGCCGTGCCTTCGCTCGCGCAAGTCGCGCAGATTCAGGCCGAGCAAGTAGCGAGCATCGACAGCAAGGACATGGCTCCGGCGCTATGGGCCACGCTCTGCGCGCGGGTGAATGCGTTGCTGGCGCAGGACGATATCGACGGCATTGTCATCACGCACGGCACCGATACGCTCGAGGAAACCGCGTACCTGCTGCATCTGACCGTTAAAAGCGAAAAGCCCGTGGTGCTCACAGCGGCCATGCGGCCGGCCACGGCTTTATCCGCCGATGGCCCCCTGAATCTCCTGAACGCGGTAACGGTGGCGGCAAGCCGGGCATCGTGGAAGCAGGGCGTGCTGGTCGCGTTCAACAACCAGATCCACTGCGCCCGCGACGTGACCAAGACGAGCACCTACGCCGTCGATGCCTTCCGTTCGCCGGAAGGCGGCGCGCTCGGCTGGGTGCAGGACGGGCAGGTGGAATTCCAGCGTTCAGTGGTCAGGCCGCACACGCTGCACAGTCCATTCCAGATGTCCGCTGAACTGCCCGCGGTCGAGATCGTCACGAGTTACGCGGGGGCGTCGCGAGCGGCTATCGATGCATTCGTTGCCGCCGGTGTCAAAGGGCTCGTGATTGCAGGGACGGGCAACGGCTCGATTCATTCGACGCTGCAACAAGCCGTCGCCGATGCCGTGAAACAAGGCGTGGCGGTGGTGCGGTCGTCGCGGGTAGGAGCGGGGCATGTGATGCGCAACGGTGCTGCGCCCGACGATGCACTCGGCTCGCTCACGGCAGGCGCCTTGAACCCGTACAAGGCGCGTGTGCTGCTGATGCTGGCGTTGTCGGCAGGCACTGCGCCGGCAGATTTGCAACGCGTGTTCGATACATACTGATTGTGGAGCAACGCCGGACCTCCGGCGTTGGCGTTGCAGAAGTTCACGCCAGCATCTTCCGATACTGCACAAACCCCGACCGATCTGCGATGCGGTCATATAACAGCATCGCGTCGGTGTTGGTTTCGTGCGTCAGCCACCAGACGCGTGAGCATTGTGCTTCCTCAGCCTTGGCATACACATGCTCGATGAGCTTGCGTCCAATCCCGGCTCCGCGAATATCCGGTTCAACGTACAAGTCCTGCAGATAACAATAATCGCCTGCAGTCCAGCACGACCGGTGCATGATCCAGTGCACCATGCCGACCACACGGCCATCCATTGCCGCCAGTGCGCCGAATACCGGCTCCGCGGGATCGAGCATGCGCGCCCAAGTGCGCAGGGTCGTGTCCATGGGAATATCGGTCTTGTAGAACGCCTGATAACCGCGCCATAACGCCAACCACGCATCGAAGTCGCCAACGGCCACGGATCTGATCTCAATCGGGGGTGTCGATGTCATGGGCGTGGTTTTCCTGGCGTGTGGAGAGGTGAAGGAAATCATAGAGCCCGTTCACGCAGCCCAATAGAGCCAGCGCAGGTCGTTTGCTGGGAGCCACGCGTCGGTTGTCGATCGATCAGAACAACCAGGATACAGATGCGCGCGCTCCCGTACGCCGTGATGCGGGCAGGCCAAAATCAGCCTTCTTTCGCGCAGTCGCTCAAACGCTCGACATCGCCTGACACAATATGTTCGAGATGCCGGGTAATCGATTTGATGGGCCAATCCCACCAGGCCAGCGCCTGGAGTCTCGCAACGACATTGGGCGCGAACCGTTCCTTGAGCGGTTTTGCCGGGTTGCCTCCCACGATCGTATAGGCGGGAACATTGCTGACGACGACCGATCGCGACGACACAATCGCGCCGTCGCCAACCTTGACGCCCGGCATGATGAGCGCGTCGTAGCCGATCCAAACGTCGTTG
This window of the Caballeronia sp. SBC1 genome carries:
- a CDS encoding GNAT family N-acetyltransferase, whose amino-acid sequence is MTSTPPIEIRSVAVGDFDAWLALWRGYQAFYKTDIPMDTTLRTWARMLDPAEPVFGALAAMDGRVVGMVHWIMHRSCWTAGDYCYLQDLYVEPDIRGAGIGRKLIEHVYAKAEEAQCSRVWWLTHETNTDAMLLYDRIADRSGFVQYRKMLA
- a CDS encoding asparaginase; this translates as MTSSHISLPRIAVLATGGTIAGEAGDAAKTSGYKAGVVGVDKLLGAVPSLAQVAQIQAEQVASIDSKDMAPALWATLCARVNALLAQDDIDGIVITHGTDTLEETAYLLHLTVKSEKPVVLTAAMRPATALSADGPLNLLNAVTVAASRASWKQGVLVAFNNQIHCARDVTKTSTYAVDAFRSPEGGALGWVQDGQVEFQRSVVRPHTLHSPFQMSAELPAVEIVTSYAGASRAAIDAFVAAGVKGLVIAGTGNGSIHSTLQQAVADAVKQGVAVVRSSRVGAGHVMRNGAAPDDALGSLTAGALNPYKARVLLMLALSAGTAPADLQRVFDTY